The nucleotide sequence CAAAAACGTTCTGCTCATCTAACTCATCATAAAATTTTGCTTCTTCTTGTGTAAGTGTATCTTTAATTAATTGATCTATATCTTCTATATTAGTTTTCATAATGTTTTTGTTTTAAAATTGTTTTTAATTTCTCTCTAGCATGAAATATTCTAGATTTTGCTGTACCCATAGAAATATTTAAGATATCACTCATTTCATTTAATGAGTAGGCTTCAACATAAAATAATTTAAGTGCTATTTGTTGATGTTCAGGTAATGTTTTTATTGCTTTTAAAAGTTCTTTTTTTAATTCCGTTTTATCTTGTTTTTCTTCTTCTATGATATTTTTCTCATAATATATTTTTTCTTTTTGAAGTCGTTCTTTTATTATTTTTTTTGTATAATCTATTGATTTTGTATACACAATTCGTAAAGCCCAACTTCTAAAACTTTTTGGGTTTTTAAGTGCATTTATATTAGCAATAATTGTTTTCCAACTCTCTTGAGCTATGTCTTTAGCAACATCAGCATCTTTAACAACCCAATAGGACCTATTACAAAACTCTTTGTGCCAACGTTTCACCAAAACTGATAATGCCTTTTGGTTACCTAACTGGTATTCTAAAACTAATTTAGCATCTGTTATGCCTTGTGTTTTGCTCATTCTATATTAGAGACTT is from Flavobacteriaceae bacterium and encodes:
- a CDS encoding RNA polymerase sigma factor; the encoded protein is MSKTQGITDAKLVLEYQLGNQKALSVLVKRWHKEFCNRSYWVVKDADVAKDIAQESWKTIIANINALKNPKSFRSWALRIVYTKSIDYTKKIIKERLQKEKIYYEKNIIEEEKQDKTELKKELLKAIKTLPEHQQIALKLFYVEAYSLNEMSDILNISMGTAKSRIFHAREKLKTILKQKHYEN